In Listeria cossartiae subsp. cossartiae, the DNA window CGTATTAATTCGCCAAAAAGTCTATCCAATTCGCAACAAGCAGCGAGTCATTGCCGTGCTTATTCTAGAAAACGATATCAGTGCCGAAATTAAAGCGCATTTTGAAATCGACAATGAAGAAACGGCATATCGAGATGTCTCCACTACGCTTTCCGCGATGAGCAAACTAAGCGATTCTATTACCGATCAGCTAGATGACGCGATTTTGATTTTTGACCGTAAAGGTATTTTACAACAAAAAAATTGCGCGGCAGATCAGTATTACGAACGACTTGGTTACATGGAAGATATCCAAGGCATGCATTATGATAATTTATCACTCGACCAGATCATGTTTGACGCAATTATGTATCAAATCGAAACTGGAAAACAGCCAATTCAACTAAAAAAAGAAGTGGTTATTGCCGGGAATTACTTTATTATGAAGCAGATTTTCGTGAAAGAAGAAGACGAGCAGGAATGTCGTTTTATTCTTATCTTGCATGACATTACAGATATTAAGGTGAAAGAAGCAGAAATCGTTTCTAAATCAGTCGCGATTCGCGAAATTCATCATCGTGTCAAAAACAATTTGCAGTCTGTCGTTTCCTTGTTACGAATTCAAGGCCGACGTTCGACAAGTGTTGAGGCACAGAAAATCCTTAATGAAAGTGTCAGCCGAATCCTTGCTATTGCAGCAACCCATGAGCTTTTATCGAAGCAAATGGAAGATGGCATTAATCTTTACATGGTCATCGAAACAGTTGCCTACAATATTGAAAGATGTTGTACCGACTGTCCAAAAGTGGCTGTTAGAATGGATATCGACAAACGAATTTATTTGGATAGCGACCGTACTGTGGCGCTGGCGCTCGTTATGAATGAGCTACTGCAAAACTCGTATGACCATGCATTCCATCCAAATGA includes these proteins:
- a CDS encoding sensor histidine kinase, whose translation is MTKTIREMCLRYTDLSENDIEELIHTAKSLRVSSMYQDVDVFIDVYNKLTSEALVIHHTPPKTTNSLYKNKVVGETALRTNEPGVLRTLETGMNSNDLLAKTQENVLIRQKVYPIRNKQRVIAVLILENDISAEIKAHFEIDNEETAYRDVSTTLSAMSKLSDSITDQLDDAILIFDRKGILQQKNCAADQYYERLGYMEDIQGMHYDNLSLDQIMFDAIMYQIETGKQPIQLKKEVVIAGNYFIMKQIFVKEEDEQECRFILILHDITDIKVKEAEIVSKSVAIREIHHRVKNNLQSVVSLLRIQGRRSTSVEAQKILNESVSRILAIAATHELLSKQMEDGINLYMVIETVAYNIERCCTDCPKVAVRMDIDKRIYLDSDRTVALALVMNELLQNSYDHAFHPNESGEILLQIKEDKNLIHAEVTDNGHGFNVRKVSEKSLGLSIVKSYIKDKLRGKVTIESNEHGTKTMFDFKYNSIHATKK